The following are from one region of the Acidobacteriota bacterium genome:
- a CDS encoding GNAT family N-acetyltransferase: MRLRTMTMADIAAGLGLSKIAGWNQTAADWERFLRASPEGCFVAEFDGKVCGTVTTISYENRFAWVGMVLVDPQHRSKGIGTRLLEAAINYLDDQKIFTIKLDATPQGQPLYQKMGFVSEYEIERWTLRRTVTDLRRANNRVPHEMLTAPLSDSIVDTDHEAFGADRRFLLESLHQNAPEFTMEIRNNGILQGYSFGRRGLFADHLGPWFAKNASSAGDLLEAFLARSTREMLVVDCLKGNTAAVSLLRVHGFTYSRLLTRMYRGTNAYAGRPEFCCAILGPEFG; the protein is encoded by the coding sequence ATGCGCCTGCGAACCATGACGATGGCGGACATTGCTGCTGGACTGGGGCTGAGCAAGATCGCAGGCTGGAATCAAACGGCTGCCGATTGGGAGCGTTTCCTCAGAGCCAGCCCGGAAGGATGCTTCGTTGCGGAATTTGACGGGAAGGTGTGCGGAACGGTAACGACAATCTCCTATGAAAATCGATTTGCATGGGTCGGGATGGTGTTGGTCGACCCGCAACACCGTAGCAAAGGGATTGGAACAAGACTCCTGGAAGCGGCGATCAACTACCTCGATGATCAAAAGATCTTCACCATTAAACTTGACGCCACGCCTCAGGGCCAACCTTTGTACCAAAAGATGGGGTTTGTATCTGAGTACGAGATCGAACGTTGGACTCTGCGGAGAACCGTAACCGACCTCCGCCGGGCCAATAATCGAGTTCCACATGAAATGCTGACCGCGCCGCTTTCGGATTCCATTGTCGATACCGATCACGAAGCCTTCGGTGCTGATCGTCGCTTCCTGCTGGAGTCTCTGCACCAGAACGCGCCCGAATTCACAATGGAAATCCGCAACAACGGCATTCTTCAAGGCTACAGCTTCGGCCGGCGCGGACTATTTGCCGATCATCTCGGCCCCTGGTTCGCTAAGAATGCTTCCTCAGCGGGGGATCTGCTCGAAGCCTTCCTCGCTCGGTCAACCCGCGAGATGCTGGTTGTGGATTGTCTGAAAGGAAACACTGCGGCGGTCAGCTTGCTGAGGGTTCATGGTTTTACCTACTCTCGCTTGCTCACTCGAATGTACCGCGGCACGAACGCGTACGCGGGCCGGCCAGAGTTTTGTTGCGCAATTCTGGGCCCGGAGTTCGGATGA
- a CDS encoding NAD-dependent epimerase/dehydratase family protein: MRDVAELEARLSEPAESTVRALTELEGDIIVLGVAGKMGPTLARMAKRASDAAHVKRRVIGVSRFSTPGLELQLSEWGIETVRCDLLDRKSLAELPEAANVVYMAGMKFGSTGQESLTWAMNTYLPGLVSERYCKSRIAVFSTGNVYGLTPVSQGGSREDDPLNPTGEYALSCLGRERIFEHFSRTNNIPMTILRLNYATELRYGVLVDIAKRVLAGDAVPLAMGYLNAIWQGDACDMSLQSLAHASVPPLVVNIAGPELLSVRRVAEEFAEKLGKSAHFSGVEESDALLSNAERAYQLFGRPHVSAAQLTSWIADWVSRRGATLAKPTHFEERAGRF, from the coding sequence ATTCGGGATGTGGCGGAGCTGGAAGCCCGGCTGAGTGAACCAGCGGAATCGACCGTGCGCGCACTCACCGAGCTTGAAGGGGACATTATCGTTCTCGGTGTCGCGGGGAAAATGGGGCCAACGCTTGCGCGCATGGCAAAGAGGGCTTCTGATGCAGCTCATGTCAAGCGGCGCGTGATCGGTGTGTCTCGATTTTCTACGCCGGGGTTGGAACTCCAGCTGAGTGAGTGGGGAATCGAAACGGTCCGATGCGATCTACTGGACCGGAAATCATTAGCCGAGCTTCCTGAAGCGGCCAACGTCGTATACATGGCCGGCATGAAATTTGGGTCGACAGGACAGGAGTCGCTGACCTGGGCGATGAACACTTATTTGCCAGGACTGGTCAGCGAGAGATATTGCAAGAGCCGGATCGCGGTTTTTTCCACGGGGAATGTTTATGGGCTCACCCCAGTTTCGCAAGGAGGCTCACGCGAGGACGACCCGCTTAATCCCACGGGCGAGTACGCTCTGAGTTGTCTGGGACGAGAACGTATCTTCGAACATTTCAGCCGGACCAACAATATTCCGATGACGATTCTCCGACTGAACTATGCGACCGAACTCCGGTATGGCGTGCTGGTGGACATTGCGAAGCGGGTTCTTGCGGGAGATGCAGTGCCGTTGGCCATGGGATATCTGAATGCGATATGGCAAGGCGACGCTTGCGATATGAGCTTGCAATCACTGGCGCATGCGTCGGTGCCACCCTTGGTCGTCAACATTGCCGGACCAGAGTTGCTGAGTGTTCGAAGGGTCGCGGAGGAGTTCGCCGAGAAACTGGGTAAGTCCGCGCATTTTTCAGGAGTAGAAGAGAGCGACGCTCTGTTGAGCAATGCCGAACGAGCGTATCAATTATTTGGACGGCCCCACGTCAGTGCTGCGCAATTGACTTCCTGGATTGCAGACTGGGTCAGCCGCCGCGGTGCGACGTTGGCGAAACCAACACATTTTGAAGAACGCGCTGGGCGTTTTTGA
- a CDS encoding TonB-dependent receptor, with translation MRRILVVGLFCFAMCAVGFAQVDTGVIAGSVRDSQGAGVASASITFVEINTNATTKTQADATGDYVSPPLRPGNYRVVAGAPGFKTQTRTTITLNVQDRLRMDFAMAVGAVSETMEVIAETPTIQTDTSSLGQVIMGTQITELPLNGRDYIQLATLSTGVVRTSSGTNGNSGGSSTGGQNSFVANGTRGTLNNFLLDGIDNNSNDNGGVVLRTNVDAIQEFKLQTNSYSAEFGRSGGAVVNAIIKSGTNSYHGTVFEFFRNSALDARDFFELPTDKKASFKQNQFGGTLGGAVIKNKLFWFGDYQGTRIRNPLNWNSRVPTADERAGNFSAEGEPTIVDPATGIPFPGNIIPQDQIDPISQAFMNLYPEGNFVDPDTGAHRYIIFPIEQDGINQGDGRADYNPSQSNQFFLRYSMSRRTDIRPAPLPGLANGGNSSTGVGHENTYGTSFGYTRTFTPTIVNELRIGFNHVHVRRGVPVDGTQLPSEDLRVPGVPDDPRVNGLTLFAPSRFARIGDPRFAPTILSSEERQITDSLTLVHHAHTIKIGGELRWSKFNISQEAAPRGQFGFNGQYSGSSLADMLLGMPSRANISTVIGLYNRQHVPALFVQDDWKVTHRLTLNLGVRYDYFSPTVEANNRQSNFDYATGTLIAAGSNGASRGLVNVDKANFSPRLGFAWSPTASAKTGDSRGLRHIL, from the coding sequence ATGCGACGAATTTTGGTGGTCGGTCTGTTTTGCTTTGCGATGTGTGCGGTGGGCTTTGCGCAGGTCGATACGGGCGTCATTGCAGGCAGCGTGCGCGATAGCCAGGGTGCCGGAGTTGCGTCGGCCTCGATCACGTTTGTCGAGATCAATACGAACGCGACGACAAAGACTCAGGCCGATGCGACGGGAGACTACGTCTCGCCGCCACTGCGTCCGGGCAACTACAGGGTGGTCGCAGGGGCCCCAGGCTTCAAGACGCAGACACGCACCACGATCACGCTCAATGTGCAGGACCGCTTGCGAATGGATTTCGCCATGGCGGTCGGTGCGGTGTCCGAAACCATGGAGGTTATCGCCGAAACGCCAACGATTCAAACGGACACATCTTCGTTGGGGCAGGTCATCATGGGGACGCAAATCACCGAACTGCCGCTGAATGGGCGCGACTACATCCAGCTTGCGACCTTGAGTACGGGCGTGGTCCGTACCAGTTCAGGGACCAACGGCAACTCGGGCGGCAGCAGCACGGGCGGGCAAAACAGTTTTGTCGCGAACGGCACCCGCGGGACGTTGAACAATTTCCTTCTCGATGGAATCGACAATAATTCCAACGACAACGGTGGCGTCGTGTTGCGCACAAACGTCGACGCGATTCAGGAATTCAAGCTTCAGACCAACAGCTATTCGGCAGAATTTGGGCGAAGCGGCGGAGCGGTGGTCAACGCAATCATCAAGTCCGGAACGAATTCCTATCACGGCACCGTGTTCGAGTTTTTCAGAAATTCCGCGCTCGACGCGCGCGATTTTTTCGAACTTCCTACCGACAAGAAAGCATCTTTCAAACAAAATCAATTCGGCGGAACCCTGGGCGGAGCGGTCATCAAGAACAAGCTTTTCTGGTTCGGAGACTATCAGGGAACACGGATCCGGAACCCGTTGAACTGGAATTCGCGCGTGCCCACAGCGGACGAACGCGCGGGAAATTTTTCCGCGGAAGGAGAGCCGACGATTGTAGACCCGGCGACCGGTATTCCATTTCCAGGAAATATCATTCCGCAGGATCAGATTGACCCGATCTCGCAGGCCTTCATGAATCTGTATCCGGAGGGCAATTTTGTGGATCCTGACACCGGGGCTCATCGGTACATCATTTTCCCGATTGAGCAGGACGGCATCAATCAGGGGGACGGTCGCGCGGACTACAACCCTTCGCAGAGCAATCAATTCTTTCTGCGCTATTCGATGAGCAGAAGAACGGATATTCGGCCGGCTCCGCTGCCAGGGCTGGCGAATGGCGGGAATTCCAGCACCGGCGTAGGCCATGAAAACACCTACGGCACCTCATTCGGATACACGCGCACGTTCACGCCCACGATAGTCAATGAACTCCGCATCGGCTTCAATCACGTCCACGTACGGCGCGGAGTCCCCGTCGATGGCACACAACTCCCTTCGGAAGATCTGCGGGTTCCCGGAGTGCCTGACGATCCTCGTGTGAACGGTTTGACCTTATTCGCTCCTAGCCGCTTCGCCAGGATCGGAGATCCGCGCTTTGCTCCTACGATTCTGTCCAGTGAAGAACGGCAAATCACGGACTCGCTCACCCTGGTGCACCACGCGCACACGATCAAAATTGGAGGGGAGCTGCGATGGAGCAAGTTCAATATCTCGCAGGAGGCCGCTCCGCGAGGTCAGTTCGGATTTAACGGCCAGTACAGCGGCAGTTCGCTGGCGGACATGTTGCTGGGGATGCCGAGCCGGGCCAACATCTCAACCGTCATTGGCCTCTACAACCGGCAACATGTGCCGGCTCTGTTCGTGCAAGACGATTGGAAAGTAACGCACCGCCTGACCCTGAATCTGGGCGTTCGCTACGACTACTTCTCACCCACTGTCGAGGCCAACAACCGGCAAAGCAATTTCGACTATGCGACAGGGACTCTAATCGCGGCGGGATCAAATGGCGCTTCAAGAGGCCTGGTGAACGTCGACAAAGCGAACTTCTCGCCACGACTCGGCTTTGCATGGTCGCCGACAGCCAGCGCGAAAACAGGTGATTCGCGGGGCCTACGGCATATTCTTTAG
- a CDS encoding altronate dehydratase — MQNVVLKLHPNDNVLIALRDLREGEKITFSEQVFVLTSDVPAKHKFVTEDLSPGADVHMYGVLVGKAAQPIKKGSALNPRNVRHDALPFRDKSAELTWTPPDVSRWRNRKFLGYRRADGQVGTRNYWLVVPLVFCENRNIEVLKQAFEEELGFARPKIYRQLVAEMVRLYREGKLDDIGSQPGESAVQGAAKPAIFENVDGIKFLSHQAGCGGTREDGNNLCALIAGYLHHPNVAGATVLSLGCQNSQVSILREQIARRDPNFSKPLLVFEQQKSGSEFLMISEAIRDTFIGLANINKSNRSPAPLSDLCVGLKCGGSDGFSGISANPAVGHVSDLIAALGGRTILSEFPELCGVEQSLINRCSRKEVADRFIELMRDYAARAKAVRSGFDMNPSPGNIKDGLVTDAMKSAGAARKGGTSPVTAVLDYPEYSTEPGLNLQCTPGNDVECVTAQVGAGANVVLFTTGLGTPTGNPVAPVVKISTNSDLAQRMHDIVDVDAGPIISGERTIEEMGEALLESIIQIASGEIRTKAESLGQDDFIPWKRGVSL, encoded by the coding sequence ATGCAGAATGTAGTTCTTAAGCTGCACCCCAATGACAACGTGCTGATCGCTCTCCGCGACCTGCGCGAAGGGGAGAAGATTACATTCTCCGAGCAGGTGTTCGTTCTTACCTCGGACGTTCCTGCCAAACACAAATTCGTAACCGAAGATCTCTCGCCCGGCGCGGATGTGCATATGTATGGAGTGTTGGTGGGGAAGGCCGCGCAGCCGATCAAGAAGGGATCGGCGCTGAATCCCCGAAACGTCCGGCATGATGCGCTGCCCTTTCGGGATAAATCGGCGGAACTGACCTGGACTCCCCCTGATGTCTCGCGTTGGCGCAATCGCAAATTCCTCGGATACCGCAGAGCCGACGGCCAGGTCGGCACGCGGAATTATTGGTTAGTGGTGCCCCTGGTTTTCTGCGAGAACCGGAACATCGAAGTTCTCAAACAGGCTTTTGAAGAAGAGTTGGGATTTGCGCGTCCAAAGATTTACCGGCAGCTGGTTGCTGAAATGGTCAGGCTGTACCGGGAAGGCAAGCTGGACGACATCGGCTCGCAACCGGGTGAATCAGCCGTGCAAGGGGCCGCCAAGCCTGCGATTTTTGAGAATGTCGACGGCATCAAATTCCTCTCGCATCAAGCCGGGTGCGGGGGTACTCGAGAAGACGGGAATAATCTGTGTGCGCTGATCGCGGGCTACCTTCACCATCCGAACGTCGCCGGAGCTACCGTGCTGAGTCTTGGGTGCCAGAATTCGCAGGTCAGCATTTTGCGAGAGCAAATTGCCCGGCGTGATCCCAACTTCAGCAAACCACTTTTGGTATTCGAGCAACAGAAAAGTGGCTCCGAGTTCCTGATGATTTCGGAGGCGATCAGAGACACATTCATAGGTCTGGCGAACATCAACAAGAGCAACCGGTCTCCCGCGCCACTTTCAGACCTATGTGTCGGGTTGAAATGCGGTGGTTCGGATGGCTTTTCGGGAATCTCAGCTAATCCGGCGGTGGGTCATGTGTCCGATTTGATCGCGGCGCTCGGAGGCAGGACGATTCTTTCGGAATTTCCCGAACTGTGTGGAGTCGAGCAGTCGCTCATCAATCGCTGTAGTCGGAAGGAAGTTGCGGATCGTTTCATCGAACTCATGCGCGATTACGCGGCTCGCGCCAAGGCTGTCCGCTCTGGCTTCGACATGAACCCCTCGCCGGGCAATATCAAAGATGGTCTGGTGACGGATGCGATGAAATCCGCGGGCGCGGCCCGCAAGGGCGGTACGTCTCCAGTCACCGCAGTGCTCGACTACCCGGAATATTCCACAGAACCAGGACTTAACCTGCAGTGCACGCCCGGCAATGATGTTGAGTGTGTAACGGCTCAGGTGGGCGCTGGGGCCAATGTTGTTTTGTTTACGACTGGGCTGGGTACTCCAACTGGCAACCCGGTAGCTCCGGTTGTTAAGATCTCCACCAATTCTGATCTTGCCCAACGGATGCACGACATCGTCGACGTCGACGCCGGCCCGATCATTTCGGGCGAAAGGACAATTGAAGAAATGGGAGAGGCGCTTCTGGAATCGATCATTCAAATCGCCAGTGGCGAGATTCGAACCAAGGCCGAGTCCTTGGGGCAGGATGATTTCATTCCATGGAAACGCGGCGTGTCGCTCTGA
- a CDS encoding DUF4832 domain-containing protein, whose translation MRNAPFFFSFLLFCVLHAAAQNTVVRPTEIDDVLINPGMGIETFNRFSGQALNEGVTWSEVGPEAALPDAPAGTVDFPGSSVAYLRWFWSQLEPEPGHYRWEIIDSALAEAQRHGQTLGVRLMPYDNHHPLPEWYRKSGARRANKPEDKDGDIWSPDSADATYVRTWNAIITEFGKRYDGHPDLNHVDISTVGYWGEGWGPYLPDWAVQQQFIDLYIHAFPHTPLLMNFDELPALIYGTKQGAGWRLDCWGDMGRPGKNFAHMLDLYPQQIARGKLQEVWRTAPVALETCGVPESWKRWNFSLKPILDQALRWHASTINLKSSPIPPEWKAAFGEFQKQIGYRFVLKKLEYPSQVNRGAMIPVNMWWFNAGIAPVYRNFVLALKIGDAVVPLDADVRQWLPGDSVYENTLPVPHELKPGKYHLRVALLDPRTRKPAIRLAIAGRQEDGWYDMGEISVQ comes from the coding sequence TTGAGGAATGCTCCCTTTTTCTTTTCTTTCCTTCTGTTCTGCGTATTGCACGCCGCCGCGCAGAATACCGTTGTACGTCCGACGGAAATCGACGACGTATTGATCAATCCCGGCATGGGGATTGAGACGTTCAACCGATTTTCCGGGCAAGCGTTGAATGAAGGCGTCACCTGGTCCGAGGTTGGGCCGGAGGCTGCGCTCCCCGATGCGCCCGCAGGTACTGTCGATTTCCCAGGGTCGAGCGTTGCTTACTTGCGCTGGTTCTGGTCTCAGCTGGAGCCGGAGCCGGGACATTATCGTTGGGAAATTATCGACTCCGCGCTGGCCGAAGCGCAGCGTCATGGGCAGACGCTCGGCGTTCGCCTCATGCCGTATGACAATCACCATCCCCTGCCGGAGTGGTATCGCAAGTCCGGCGCACGGCGGGCGAACAAGCCGGAAGATAAGGATGGGGACATCTGGTCTCCCGATTCGGCCGACGCGACTTATGTCAGGACATGGAACGCGATCATTACCGAGTTCGGTAAGCGCTACGACGGGCATCCGGACCTGAACCATGTGGATATTTCGACGGTCGGATACTGGGGTGAAGGATGGGGGCCGTACCTGCCGGATTGGGCCGTCCAGCAACAGTTCATCGATCTCTATATTCATGCTTTCCCGCACACGCCGTTGCTGATGAATTTCGACGAGTTGCCTGCTCTCATCTACGGCACGAAACAGGGTGCGGGTTGGCGACTGGACTGCTGGGGCGACATGGGGCGTCCTGGGAAGAATTTCGCGCACATGCTCGACTTGTATCCGCAGCAGATCGCGCGGGGAAAGCTGCAAGAAGTCTGGCGAACCGCTCCGGTGGCGCTTGAAACGTGCGGCGTGCCGGAATCATGGAAGCGCTGGAATTTTTCTCTGAAACCGATTCTCGACCAGGCACTGCGATGGCATGCTTCGACGATTAACCTGAAGTCGAGCCCTATTCCCCCGGAGTGGAAGGCCGCATTTGGCGAGTTTCAAAAACAGATCGGCTATCGATTTGTTTTGAAGAAACTGGAGTATCCCTCGCAAGTAAACCGTGGTGCGATGATTCCCGTGAATATGTGGTGGTTCAATGCAGGGATTGCGCCGGTGTACCGCAATTTCGTGCTGGCACTCAAAATCGGGGACGCGGTTGTGCCCCTTGATGCCGACGTCCGGCAATGGCTGCCGGGAGACTCGGTCTATGAGAACACATTGCCCGTACCTCACGAGCTAAAGCCGGGGAAATATCATCTACGGGTGGCGTTGCTCGATCCGCGCACAAGAAAACCAGCGATTCGCCTGGCGATTGCAGGGCGGCAAGAGGACGGATGGTACGACATGGGCGAGATTTCAGTACAGTAG
- a CDS encoding glucose 1-dehydrogenase: protein MGHPLLDLKDRTAVVVGGTSGIGLALSKALAQAGANVIPTGRRAELVRDAASEVEKLGGRSLVATCDVHDNASLEQLLQVVCESFGSVEILVNCAGRTKRMPTLEFPDSEWDAILETNLKGTLRACRVFGRHMVSRGYGRIINIGSLSSFVGLYEVAAYCASKGAVASLTKALAVEWAKFGVCVNALAPGVFRTDMNAALLDGTERGREFLLRTPMRRFGQLDELAGAAVFLASDAASFVTGQLLVVDGGFLSSGVNQ, encoded by the coding sequence ATGGGCCATCCTCTACTTGACCTTAAAGACCGAACTGCTGTCGTGGTTGGCGGAACAAGCGGCATCGGCTTGGCGCTCAGCAAGGCACTCGCACAGGCAGGAGCGAACGTAATACCTACCGGCCGTCGCGCGGAACTGGTCAGGGACGCCGCATCCGAGGTGGAGAAACTTGGCGGGCGCTCTCTTGTCGCAACCTGCGATGTCCATGACAACGCCAGCCTCGAACAATTGCTGCAGGTTGTTTGCGAATCGTTTGGCAGCGTTGAGATTCTGGTGAACTGTGCTGGACGAACCAAGCGCATGCCCACCCTGGAGTTCCCGGATTCGGAGTGGGACGCGATACTTGAAACCAATCTCAAGGGTACGTTGCGTGCGTGTCGAGTGTTTGGCCGGCACATGGTTTCTCGGGGCTACGGACGAATCATTAATATCGGCTCTCTTTCATCCTTTGTCGGTCTCTATGAGGTCGCTGCCTACTGCGCGAGCAAGGGCGCGGTGGCTTCGCTTACCAAAGCCCTTGCGGTTGAGTGGGCGAAGTTTGGAGTATGCGTTAACGCGCTGGCCCCAGGAGTTTTTCGAACTGACATGAATGCTGCGTTGCTCGACGGCACAGAGCGGGGAAGGGAATTTCTTTTACGAACTCCCATGCGGCGCTTCGGACAACTCGATGAGCTTGCCGGGGCCGCGGTGTTTCTTGCTTCAGACGCGGCGAGCTTCGTCACTGGGCAGTTGCTGGTTGTGGACGGCGGTTTTCTTTCCAGCGGCGTTAACCAGTAA
- a CDS encoding MFS transporter, whose amino-acid sequence MTKPQATPIFYGWWIVAAAFLNLFFVVGIIFYGFPVFYPAFIEALGFTRSQVTQGFFLGMLAIGLPSGLLAGALIDRIGARWIILTGVGFIGVSLLLMGSMTRFWHYELLCIMEVLGFVLAGPIANQVLVARWFRKLRGRAMGYAYLGLGLGGVVAPPLTTFLIQRFGWRHALEAVGLLIMVFLFPTGIWITRSSPADLGLFPDGATLREKGPAITGTASKEVGAALHSRNFWLIVLGSALVVGAIGAVIQHYILFLRDRGYSAGGASQFLSVLLVSSLAGRVLVGYMADRFSKKNIMALFYSLIGASVLLLGVAHGPVVLWIFTVAFGFSMGADYMLIPLVVAECFGTESLGKLLALIIMGYSLGQWGAPWMVGRIFDAQHSYDLAWKIMAVGALLGAAAVYSVSSASPEA is encoded by the coding sequence ATGACGAAACCCCAAGCAACTCCCATCTTTTACGGCTGGTGGATTGTTGCCGCGGCCTTTCTCAACCTGTTCTTCGTGGTGGGAATCATTTTTTATGGCTTCCCGGTTTTCTATCCTGCCTTTATCGAGGCCTTGGGCTTTACTCGTTCGCAAGTAACCCAAGGATTCTTCCTGGGCATGCTGGCCATCGGATTACCAAGCGGGTTGCTGGCTGGCGCGCTCATCGATCGCATTGGCGCACGCTGGATCATTCTCACTGGAGTGGGCTTCATCGGAGTCTCTCTTTTGCTGATGGGATCCATGACCAGATTCTGGCATTACGAACTCCTTTGCATCATGGAAGTTCTGGGTTTTGTGTTGGCGGGACCGATCGCAAATCAGGTTCTCGTCGCTCGCTGGTTTCGCAAGTTGCGGGGACGCGCGATGGGATATGCGTACCTCGGGCTGGGACTGGGCGGAGTCGTTGCTCCTCCGCTGACCACCTTTCTGATCCAAAGGTTCGGATGGCGTCACGCTCTCGAGGCCGTCGGCCTGCTGATCATGGTGTTTCTTTTCCCAACTGGGATTTGGATTACGCGCTCCAGCCCCGCTGACCTGGGCCTCTTTCCCGATGGAGCCACGCTTCGAGAAAAAGGCCCTGCCATCACAGGAACCGCTTCGAAAGAAGTGGGCGCTGCGTTGCATTCCAGGAATTTCTGGCTGATTGTGCTGGGATCGGCGCTGGTCGTGGGCGCGATCGGCGCCGTCATTCAACACTACATCCTCTTCCTTCGCGACCGAGGGTATTCCGCGGGTGGTGCCTCTCAATTTTTGAGCGTGCTGCTCGTCTCAAGTCTGGCGGGCCGGGTGTTGGTTGGTTACATGGCAGACCGTTTTTCCAAGAAGAACATCATGGCTCTCTTCTACTCTTTGATCGGAGCCTCTGTCTTGCTGCTGGGCGTTGCTCACGGCCCCGTCGTTCTTTGGATATTCACAGTCGCGTTTGGCTTTTCGATGGGCGCCGACTACATGCTGATTCCTCTTGTCGTCGCCGAGTGTTTCGGGACCGAGTCGCTGGGCAAGCTTCTGGCTTTAATCATCATGGGATACTCCCTCGGTCAGTGGGGTGCCCCGTGGATGGTGGGAAGAATTTTCGACGCGCAACACAGCTATGATCTGGCCTGGAAAATCATGGCGGTCGGGGCCCTCCTGGGTGCTGCTGCCGTTTACTCCGTCTCCAGTGCTTCTCCGGAAGCCTAG
- a CDS encoding dihydrodipicolinate synthase family protein translates to MQVSKRLDPRLRQVLARGTVIPAHPLALTAGRRLDERRQRALTRYYIAAGAGGLAVGVHTTQFEIRDPKVGLFEPVLELAAEEMDRADSGRSEPLVRIGGICGETAQAVCEAQLLVDLRFNAGLLSLAALKNADDAALLSHCRIVADVLPIIGFYLQPSVGGRTLSYHFWREFVEIDNVVAIKIAPFNRYQTLDVVRAVTESGRDISLYTGNDDSIVMDLLTPFVFQVNGKRVERRIVGGLLGHWSVWTSRAVELLEECHSARLLESGLPPSLIRKGIEVTDCNAAFFDPAHNFAGCIPGLHEVLRRQGLLEGIWCLNPLETLSAGQLEEIDRVYRAYPHLHDDEFVRQGRDRWLTP, encoded by the coding sequence ATCCAGGTGTCGAAAAGACTTGACCCAAGACTTAGGCAAGTGCTGGCGCGAGGCACAGTCATCCCTGCCCACCCGCTCGCTCTCACTGCAGGGCGTCGGCTGGATGAACGCCGTCAGCGAGCATTAACTCGCTACTACATTGCGGCCGGAGCTGGCGGCCTCGCAGTAGGCGTTCATACAACGCAGTTTGAGATTCGAGATCCGAAGGTGGGGCTGTTTGAGCCGGTTTTAGAGCTGGCCGCCGAGGAGATGGATCGTGCGGATAGCGGCCGTTCGGAACCTCTGGTCCGCATCGGCGGCATCTGTGGAGAAACGGCGCAGGCGGTTTGCGAGGCGCAGCTGTTGGTGGATCTGCGATTCAACGCGGGCCTATTGAGTTTGGCCGCCCTGAAGAATGCAGACGATGCGGCACTCTTGTCGCACTGTCGAATCGTGGCAGACGTGCTGCCGATCATTGGCTTCTATCTGCAACCCTCGGTGGGCGGGCGCACACTCTCCTATCACTTCTGGCGCGAGTTCGTTGAGATTGATAATGTCGTAGCCATCAAGATCGCACCCTTCAACCGTTACCAGACTCTGGATGTAGTCCGCGCGGTGACGGAATCGGGTCGAGATATCAGTCTTTACACTGGAAACGACGACAGCATCGTGATGGACCTGCTGACTCCATTTGTTTTCCAGGTCAACGGGAAAAGGGTGGAGCGGCGGATTGTTGGTGGGCTATTGGGTCATTGGTCGGTTTGGACGAGTAGAGCAGTGGAGTTGCTGGAAGAGTGTCACTCCGCCCGGCTCCTTGAAAGTGGGTTGCCGCCGAGCTTGATTCGCAAAGGTATTGAAGTTACGGATTGCAATGCGGCTTTCTTTGACCCCGCGCACAATTTTGCGGGATGCATCCCCGGACTGCACGAAGTTCTGCGTCGGCAGGGTTTGCTAGAAGGGATTTGGTGCTTGAACCCCTTGGAAACGCTTAGTGCCGGACAGCTCGAGGAGATCGATCGAGTGTATCGAGCGTATCCGCATTTACACGACGACGAATTTGTCCGACAGGGGCGCGATCGATGGTTGACACCGTAA